The Chitinophaga flava genome has a segment encoding these proteins:
- a CDS encoding DUF4280 domain-containing protein, whose amino-acid sequence MPQKITEKAILTCDKGIKPSSLKVTSQQFCTAENKLIATEQDIAPEVNIPNFGMCTVTRSQCVPAPTAWNKTTPQDTINDLKILTTESYCQCAIGGKISVQHKGFGENHELS is encoded by the coding sequence ATGCCTCAAAAGATAACGGAAAAGGCTATACTGACATGTGACAAGGGCATCAAGCCCTCCTCATTAAAAGTTACGAGCCAACAATTCTGCACGGCCGAAAACAAGCTGATTGCCACCGAACAGGATATTGCACCAGAGGTGAACATACCCAATTTCGGTATGTGTACTGTTACCCGCAGTCAGTGTGTGCCAGCCCCTACAGCCTGGAATAAAACCACGCCCCAGGACACAATTAATGATTTAAAGATCCTCACCACAGAATCGTACTGCCAATGTGCCATCGGCGGAAAGATATCCGTTCAGCATAAAGGATTCGGGGAAAATCACGAGCTTTCATAA
- a CDS encoding type VI secretion system Vgr family protein — protein MAQLTNATFSIGGNPVSQFTSFSLSQRIFDHHQFTFVCPAQTIDGVTGLFSSSREMIGSAFEAHISGVGLKGDLLFNGIITGVETSRVNGEYGEVIISGHSPTVMLDSGPHCKTWEQKNLKSIAQDILKFFPQQQLSPKVQPLHREPFEYMVQYKETAWAFLQRLTAECGEWLFWDGRNLVIGPPDGTEKTKLFYGSHLSHFSINLNARPAGMQYMGWDYQSSQLHTSRPLSESVHQKAGLNSLGEKVYEKAQTIYATQPKQWNFRFADSKKQQDEMATLRNAMESTRMIHLTGKSGHPGLAIGAKAEIANMNVFNGDAEEYGEYLITEINHFVDTKGDYSNQFTAIPSSIQLPPVTIPESPVCEAQSAIVTDNHDPQGLGRVRVKFHWMNGEEKTPWIRVMSSHAGGGKGIFFIPELEEEVIIGFEGDNPIKPYMLGTVYHGRASNSFSNPGNDIKTIQTRSGTKIRMDDAAGSVFVEDPSGNTWFMDGNGNISVQAPHNIRINAGQDIQLNAGQNMEINVGNDFSHIIGNKALLLAMNQLFIQTPFMNQLVSNYLHTQAGTALFNTLTELKFESPEMYLSGEKKLFLHSDTVATLNSKGKTEIKGAQGNAHTNVADKFQKSKPEKVALAMVHFRPETSYAGEFGFDWLRADDNGLTTEPAYEKIIEGGYSTLTDASGNRRDLTKTEAYDKLKKEYLTLPIERKAPPAGSPPPVQAPSTEYFVPYLTLFSKEFVNTLTLPAGAVKPKYEATLRILVDIEENLDKLEFEFDTKVFSLDKTTLSDKNVTGGLKQSASNTIKITCLKDFDRDSEIRIYAYPQGVTAKSKAEQLAARRLAGKIRVLRNGKKVRRTRNFALVGIDTNINAIAQGRFKAQEKINLYNALHQALIVPTVVETTLDLTGVADFQNGGKHVDGNNIAYLDKNNPNRANPTLYPDVQKAFFNDKDAHGKPKNQQYKRGYFTIFVFGVESNIPGVLGAVQDIGKTNVIMFTLSGGGDDCTLNHETFHGLGLCHTHRDAIPVDMPGYRYIYPNAIASSLQPAANPTDATDNIMSYQSVAITSWHWQWKIINTKI, from the coding sequence ATGGCCCAACTTACCAATGCAACGTTCAGCATAGGTGGTAACCCCGTATCACAATTCACCTCTTTTTCGCTCAGCCAGCGCATCTTTGATCATCACCAGTTCACATTTGTTTGTCCTGCACAAACCATTGACGGTGTGACCGGCCTGTTCTCGTCTTCCCGCGAGATGATCGGCAGCGCCTTTGAAGCACATATCTCCGGTGTAGGGCTCAAAGGGGATTTGCTGTTTAATGGTATTATTACAGGCGTTGAAACTTCGAGGGTCAACGGCGAATACGGAGAAGTCATTATCTCCGGCCACAGTCCTACTGTCATGCTGGACAGCGGCCCGCACTGCAAAACCTGGGAGCAAAAAAACCTGAAGAGTATCGCCCAGGATATCCTGAAGTTTTTTCCTCAACAACAGCTGTCGCCCAAGGTACAGCCGTTGCACAGAGAGCCGTTTGAATACATGGTCCAATACAAGGAAACAGCGTGGGCCTTCCTTCAGCGGCTGACAGCCGAATGCGGGGAATGGCTTTTCTGGGATGGCCGTAACCTTGTTATCGGTCCTCCGGACGGGACTGAAAAAACCAAACTGTTTTATGGCAGCCACCTTAGCCACTTCAGCATCAACCTCAATGCCAGACCCGCCGGAATGCAATATATGGGGTGGGATTACCAAAGCAGCCAGCTGCATACCAGCCGTCCGCTTAGTGAAAGCGTCCATCAGAAAGCGGGATTAAACTCCCTCGGCGAAAAGGTGTATGAGAAAGCACAGACCATTTATGCCACCCAGCCCAAACAATGGAACTTCCGCTTTGCCGACAGCAAAAAACAACAGGATGAAATGGCTACCCTGCGCAACGCCATGGAAAGCACCCGAATGATCCACCTGACAGGGAAAAGCGGGCATCCGGGCCTAGCCATCGGCGCCAAAGCTGAAATAGCCAATATGAATGTGTTTAACGGCGATGCGGAAGAATACGGCGAATACCTCATCACGGAAATCAATCATTTTGTAGATACCAAAGGTGATTACAGCAACCAGTTCACTGCCATTCCCTCCTCTATCCAGCTGCCGCCGGTAACCATCCCGGAATCCCCGGTCTGTGAGGCGCAAAGTGCCATCGTCACAGACAACCACGACCCTCAGGGCCTGGGCCGCGTCCGTGTAAAATTCCACTGGATGAACGGAGAAGAGAAGACACCATGGATACGTGTTATGTCTTCCCATGCCGGCGGAGGCAAAGGTATCTTCTTCATTCCTGAGCTGGAAGAAGAAGTGATCATCGGTTTTGAAGGAGACAATCCCATAAAGCCCTATATGCTGGGAACGGTCTACCATGGCCGCGCCAGTAATAGCTTCAGTAATCCCGGTAACGATATAAAGACCATACAGACACGGAGCGGAACTAAAATCCGAATGGACGATGCCGCCGGGTCCGTATTTGTCGAAGACCCCAGCGGCAACACCTGGTTTATGGACGGAAACGGAAATATCAGTGTACAGGCGCCCCATAACATCCGTATCAATGCAGGGCAGGATATACAGCTGAATGCCGGCCAAAATATGGAAATCAATGTCGGGAATGACTTTAGCCATATTATCGGCAACAAGGCCCTACTCCTTGCCATGAACCAGCTTTTTATACAAACGCCGTTCATGAACCAGCTCGTATCCAACTACCTGCATACACAGGCAGGAACGGCCCTGTTCAACACCCTGACGGAACTGAAATTTGAAAGCCCTGAGATGTACCTCTCGGGAGAAAAGAAACTGTTCCTCCACTCTGATACCGTGGCCACCCTCAATTCCAAAGGGAAAACCGAGATCAAAGGAGCCCAGGGCAATGCTCATACCAACGTGGCCGACAAATTCCAGAAGTCCAAGCCCGAAAAAGTAGCGTTGGCCATGGTACACTTCCGGCCGGAAACATCCTACGCGGGAGAATTCGGGTTTGACTGGCTTCGTGCGGACGACAACGGGCTGACCACCGAACCTGCCTATGAGAAAATCATAGAAGGTGGCTATTCCACACTGACAGATGCCAGTGGCAATCGCAGAGACCTTACCAAAACAGAGGCTTATGATAAACTGAAGAAAGAGTATTTAACCCTGCCCATTGAGCGGAAAGCACCACCGGCAGGCTCACCACCTCCTGTTCAGGCGCCATCCACAGAATACTTCGTGCCTTATCTCACGCTTTTCTCCAAAGAGTTTGTCAATACCCTCACACTGCCGGCAGGAGCCGTCAAACCTAAATACGAAGCCACTTTGCGGATATTGGTGGATATTGAGGAAAACCTCGACAAACTGGAGTTTGAGTTTGACACCAAAGTATTTTCACTGGACAAAACCACATTATCAGATAAAAATGTAACCGGCGGACTGAAACAAAGCGCCAGCAACACCATCAAAATCACCTGCCTGAAAGACTTCGACCGGGATAGTGAGATCCGCATTTATGCGTATCCTCAGGGCGTCACGGCCAAAAGTAAAGCAGAACAACTGGCCGCCAGAAGACTGGCAGGGAAAATAAGAGTGCTGCGCAACGGTAAAAAAGTAAGACGAACCCGTAATTTCGCCCTGGTAGGCATTGACACCAATATCAACGCCATCGCGCAAGGCCGGTTCAAAGCACAGGAAAAAATAAACCTGTATAATGCCCTCCACCAGGCACTGATTGTTCCCACCGTTGTGGAAACAACCCTCGATCTGACCGGAGTGGCCGACTTTCAGAATGGCGGAAAACATGTGGACGGCAACAATATTGCCTATCTGGACAAAAACAATCCCAACCGCGCTAATCCAACCTTGTACCCGGATGTTCAAAAGGCGTTTTTTAATGATAAGGACGCTCATGGCAAACCCAAAAACCAGCAATACAAGAGAGGATATTTTACTATTTTCGTCTTTGGAGTAGAGTCCAATATACCCGGCGTTTTGGGAGCAGTACAGGATATCGGAAAAACCAATGTGATCATGTTCACACTGAGCGGAGGCGGAGATGATTGTACCCTGAACCATGAAACATTTCATGGGCTCGGCTTATGTCATACCCATCGTGACGCTATTCCAGTGGACATGCCGGGATATCGGTATATCTATCCAAATGCTATCGCCTCTTCACTCCAGCCGGCAGCCAATCCTACAGATGCAACAGACAATATCATGAGTTATCAATCTGTTGCTATCACCTCCTGGCACTGGCAATGGAAGATAATAAACACTAAAATTTGA
- a CDS encoding TonB-dependent receptor, protein MKKISLLVASLLCALYAYTQQSLKGRVYDLYTLSPVKGAGIYSGDQLLTTTDIAGSFSISAHYNRLLVKASGYEPQTVRAKDSSPLILIGLAATSYNLSEVSVNAAKPRSNLLLPQSVAILGRKELQRNDGIFPEYALNLIPGVRMEKRTMAGGQRITLRGYGNGTNFNGTGYKAYLNGIPVTDAEGTTILDDIDFSVLGRMEVIKGPASSLYGSGIGGVLNMYTLKPVLYGTRISQETLAGSYGLFRTNTRLEYADDKSSIMLNYGHQNYDSYRINSASKKDFVSFIGDFHSNEKQTFSVYAAYNNSNDQLAGQLDSSQFAQKKDTGEVPYLKNKGYVAFETYRAGLSHQYALSSHVSNTTSAYFSGYKQSQAFAAGLSSNIAQNFGARTAFGLSFSGRTVALNGTVGTEYQKTNSFKKSYALANAVQGALTGDLELSVMQYSLFTQWELKLPQGFFITAGVSNNYIEYSITDRLTNTANPTHKDQSGHKTFTPVLTPQVSVLKTLNETVSIYAGISKGYSPPVSGQVVIPQIGQVNTDLRPEKAVQYEVGAKGSLLDKRLSFQMTVFDMEIRDKLTSQAITDNNTGTVLYTMTTNAGGQQNRGVEAGIAYTLEPQHPHVFSLVRPFVNYTYSSFTYREFKSDNNNNAKTIDYSGKKASGIAPHLFNAGVDLESEWGVYLNTTLHYVDRMPITYDNAHYADAYTLLQAKLGYRHDLGRHFSLDVFAGSNNITGSRYYTMVFLNANYTAAPPNIYLPGPYKATWYGGFNLSYKF, encoded by the coding sequence ATGAAAAAAATCTCCTTATTGGTGGCGTCATTGCTATGTGCGCTATATGCCTATACCCAACAGTCTCTCAAAGGCAGGGTGTATGATCTGTACACATTATCTCCCGTAAAAGGTGCTGGCATTTATTCCGGTGATCAGCTGCTGACAACAACTGATATTGCAGGCAGTTTCAGTATCAGCGCGCACTACAACCGGTTATTGGTGAAGGCCTCTGGTTATGAACCACAGACTGTGCGTGCAAAGGATAGCAGTCCGTTGATATTGATAGGCCTTGCAGCTACTTCCTATAATCTCAGCGAGGTTTCCGTCAATGCGGCTAAACCCCGCAGCAATCTGTTACTACCTCAGTCGGTGGCCATTCTTGGCAGGAAAGAGCTGCAACGGAATGATGGTATTTTCCCGGAATATGCACTCAATCTGATTCCCGGGGTGCGTATGGAGAAAAGAACAATGGCCGGTGGTCAGCGCATCACCCTACGTGGTTACGGCAATGGCACCAACTTCAACGGAACGGGCTACAAGGCTTACCTGAACGGTATTCCGGTAACGGATGCGGAAGGCACTACCATCCTCGATGATATAGACTTCTCTGTCCTGGGCCGCATGGAAGTGATCAAGGGACCGGCTTCCAGCCTCTATGGCAGCGGCATCGGCGGTGTGCTGAACATGTATACGCTCAAGCCGGTGCTGTATGGTACGCGCATCTCTCAGGAAACGCTGGCGGGTAGCTATGGTCTGTTCAGAACCAATACCCGCCTGGAATACGCGGATGATAAATCATCCATTATGTTGAACTATGGTCATCAGAACTACGATAGCTACCGTATCAACAGTGCATCCAAAAAAGATTTTGTGTCTTTTATAGGGGATTTTCATAGCAATGAAAAGCAGACATTTTCGGTATACGCCGCCTACAACAACTCCAATGATCAATTGGCCGGACAGCTCGACAGCAGCCAGTTTGCTCAGAAGAAAGATACCGGCGAAGTGCCGTACCTGAAGAATAAAGGGTATGTTGCTTTTGAGACATACCGCGCAGGGCTTTCGCATCAATATGCCCTCTCATCGCATGTCAGCAATACCACCAGCGCTTATTTCAGTGGCTACAAACAATCGCAGGCTTTCGCAGCAGGGCTGTCGTCCAATATAGCGCAGAACTTTGGCGCACGCACCGCTTTCGGACTGAGTTTCAGCGGCAGAACCGTAGCCTTGAATGGTACTGTAGGCACTGAATATCAGAAAACCAATTCCTTCAAAAAAAGCTATGCCCTCGCAAACGCTGTACAGGGGGCACTCACCGGCGATCTGGAACTGTCTGTCATGCAGTACAGTCTTTTTACCCAATGGGAACTGAAGCTGCCACAGGGCTTCTTCATTACGGCGGGTGTCAGCAACAATTACATTGAATACAGTATTACCGACAGGCTTACGAATACTGCAAATCCAACGCATAAAGACCAGTCGGGGCACAAGACCTTCACACCTGTGCTGACGCCGCAGGTGAGCGTGCTCAAGACCCTGAATGAAACAGTGTCTATATACGCAGGTATCAGTAAAGGATATTCGCCTCCGGTATCGGGGCAAGTGGTGATTCCGCAGATAGGGCAGGTGAATACAGATCTGCGGCCTGAAAAAGCAGTGCAGTACGAGGTAGGAGCCAAAGGCAGTTTGCTGGATAAACGGCTGTCATTCCAGATGACGGTGTTTGATATGGAGATCAGAGATAAGCTCACCTCACAGGCAATTACAGATAATAACACCGGTACTGTACTGTATACGATGACTACCAATGCCGGCGGGCAACAGAACCGCGGTGTGGAAGCCGGTATTGCCTATACGCTGGAACCGCAGCATCCGCACGTATTTTCGCTGGTGAGGCCATTCGTAAACTACACGTATTCCAGCTTTACTTACAGGGAGTTTAAAAGCGATAATAACAACAACGCCAAAACGATCGACTACAGCGGTAAAAAGGCATCCGGCATAGCGCCGCACCTGTTCAATGCCGGTGTAGATCTCGAGTCTGAATGGGGCGTTTATCTGAACACCACTTTGCACTACGTAGACAGAATGCCCATTACGTATGACAATGCACACTATGCGGACGCCTATACGCTGTTGCAGGCTAAATTAGGCTATCGGCATGATCTGGGGCGGCATTTCAGCCTCGATGTATTTGCCGGCAGTAATAACATCACCGGCAGCAGGTATTACACGATGGTATTTCTAAATGCCAACTACACTGCAGCACCCCCCAATATCTATCTGCCCGGACCTTATAAAGCCACGTGGTATGGCGGTTTTAACCTGTCATACAAGTTCTGA
- a CDS encoding heme/hemin ABC transporter substrate-binding protein, producing MKNTYMLPVIMLMIGACGRFSNKDRHSGSTRIVCLAKQYNEVIYALGAEKNLVAVDLSSTYPSAIKALPTVGYHRALSAEGIISQEPTLVIHDNNVGPEQVMQQLKKMKIPMKTFADSVFTIDQDKAMITELGTYFGRERQADSLCRILDAQMKEALTNSKHYTDTPRVVIIHFGRAMNIYLAVTQKSTAAKMVGWAGGVIPIEGAKGMQQVSAELIAQADPDVILLTDFGYDRLGSIEKIKELPGVSGTKAARSNHIYRVEEHDLIYLGPRTGVNVLALQKLIHAKQNI from the coding sequence ATGAAAAATACATATATGCTGCCGGTCATCATGCTGATGATAGGTGCCTGCGGCAGATTTAGCAATAAAGATCGGCATTCCGGAAGCACCCGTATTGTTTGCCTGGCCAAGCAGTACAATGAAGTGATCTATGCGCTGGGCGCAGAAAAGAATCTGGTGGCGGTAGATCTTTCCAGCACATATCCGTCGGCCATCAAGGCATTGCCTACAGTGGGCTACCATCGTGCATTGAGTGCGGAAGGCATTATCTCACAGGAACCTACGCTGGTGATCCACGATAATAACGTGGGGCCAGAACAGGTAATGCAGCAGTTGAAGAAAATGAAGATACCCATGAAAACCTTTGCTGACAGCGTATTTACCATAGACCAGGACAAGGCTATGATCACTGAGCTGGGCACTTACTTTGGGAGAGAACGCCAGGCGGACAGTCTTTGCCGGATACTGGATGCGCAGATGAAGGAGGCATTGACTAACAGTAAGCACTATACGGACACACCGCGCGTAGTGATCATTCATTTTGGCCGTGCCATGAATATTTATCTCGCCGTAACACAGAAGAGCACAGCGGCGAAGATGGTAGGATGGGCCGGTGGCGTGATTCCTATTGAGGGCGCAAAAGGAATGCAACAGGTTTCCGCTGAGTTGATAGCACAGGCGGACCCTGATGTGATACTGCTGACAGACTTCGGTTATGACAGGCTGGGATCTATAGAGAAGATTAAGGAACTGCCCGGCGTATCCGGTACAAAAGCCGCACGCAGCAACCATATCTACCGTGTGGAAGAACATGATCTGATATACCTGGGACCACGTACCGGCGTCAATGTGCTGGCACTGCAAAAACTGATACATGCAAAACAGAACATATAG
- a CDS encoding FecCD family ABC transporter permease — translation MQNRTYSGVFPLLTMLLVVAVLLSACLGATDISVGEIAGAFGKLFHNGNDYTLHERVFLEIRLPRVLFCLLAGAALSVGGVLLQALFRNPIIEPGLIGTSSGAAFGAALYFVTGAMFHFHAGVWMLPLAACAGAMLATFMVLGLSGGKEEGGTGIVTLLLTGIAINALFLSGTGFLSYVARDPQARSITFWNLGTLSGANRESVIITAVVVVLCCWRAMACAAKLNLLMLGEAEAQLSGVAVKQLKMEVMIINVIMIAVVTAFTGVISFVGLVVPHLLRIWKGADNRYLVAGGALAGAVLLTVADIAARLLLRPAELPIGIVTSFAGVPVFIFLLRKKKYYF, via the coding sequence ATGCAAAACAGAACATATAGCGGTGTGTTTCCCTTGCTGACTATGCTATTGGTGGTGGCAGTGCTGTTGTCTGCCTGTCTGGGTGCAACAGACATCAGTGTAGGGGAGATAGCCGGGGCATTTGGTAAACTGTTTCATAATGGCAACGACTATACGTTGCACGAACGTGTTTTTCTGGAGATACGATTACCCCGCGTGTTATTCTGTTTATTGGCGGGCGCAGCGTTGTCGGTGGGCGGTGTGTTGTTGCAGGCGCTGTTCAGGAATCCCATCATAGAACCCGGACTGATAGGCACTTCCAGTGGGGCAGCCTTTGGCGCCGCGCTGTATTTTGTAACAGGCGCTATGTTCCACTTCCATGCCGGCGTATGGATGTTACCGTTAGCTGCCTGCGCAGGAGCCATGCTAGCCACTTTTATGGTGCTGGGCTTGTCGGGAGGTAAAGAGGAAGGCGGGACGGGCATTGTTACTTTATTGCTGACAGGTATAGCCATCAATGCATTGTTCCTCAGCGGCACCGGTTTTCTCTCCTATGTCGCGCGGGACCCGCAGGCGCGTTCCATCACTTTCTGGAACCTGGGCACTTTGTCGGGTGCCAACCGGGAATCGGTAATCATCACCGCTGTTGTGGTGGTACTGTGTTGCTGGCGGGCGATGGCCTGTGCAGCGAAGCTCAATCTGCTGATGCTGGGTGAAGCGGAAGCGCAGCTATCAGGTGTGGCGGTGAAGCAACTAAAAATGGAAGTGATGATCATTAACGTGATCATGATAGCGGTGGTAACGGCTTTCACGGGTGTGATCAGTTTCGTAGGACTGGTAGTGCCGCATCTGCTGCGGATCTGGAAAGGAGCCGACAATCGTTATCTGGTGGCTGGCGGCGCATTGGCTGGCGCGGTATTGCTGACGGTGGCGGATATAGCGGCACGACTGCTGCTGCGGCCTGCGGAGTTGCCGATAGGTATCGTTACTTCGTTTGCCGGGGTACCTGTATTTATTTTTTTACTGAGAAAGAAAAAATATTATTTCTGA
- a CDS encoding heme ABC transporter ATP-binding protein, with protein sequence MLVLSGITCVKNDKVLLKDISVQWEPGRLYVVMGPNGAGKSTLLKIAAGQLRPASGTVMYDGRLITDFSVKELAAIRGALSQQQELAFSLKVREVVLMGRYPHIRGKPTLTDERYCREAMELFGLENLSERDYLSLSGGEKQRVHFARVLAQIWERPPNSCRYLLLDEPLTFLDVYYQFRLMRQLKTLLQQQDLVIVVVLHDLHIAARFADNILLLHNGRMVAQGSREEVLTPAYIQQVYQLDSEDITAVIPVYHQPKSVSHS encoded by the coding sequence ATGCTTGTATTATCTGGTATTACCTGTGTGAAGAATGACAAGGTATTGCTGAAAGACATCAGCGTACAATGGGAACCAGGCAGGCTGTATGTAGTGATGGGCCCAAACGGTGCCGGCAAGTCGACGTTACTGAAAATCGCAGCGGGGCAACTCCGGCCGGCATCGGGTACGGTAATGTATGACGGCCGGCTGATCACTGATTTCTCCGTTAAGGAACTGGCAGCCATACGCGGGGCGCTGTCGCAGCAGCAGGAGCTGGCTTTTTCGCTGAAAGTGCGGGAAGTAGTGCTGATGGGACGCTACCCACATATCCGGGGTAAGCCAACGTTAACGGATGAACGCTATTGCCGGGAGGCTATGGAGCTGTTTGGTCTGGAAAACTTATCGGAGCGGGATTACCTGAGTCTCTCCGGCGGTGAAAAGCAGCGGGTGCATTTTGCACGCGTGCTGGCGCAGATCTGGGAAAGACCACCCAATAGCTGTCGTTATCTGCTGCTGGATGAGCCGCTCACTTTCCTCGATGTGTACTATCAGTTCAGGCTGATGCGACAACTGAAAACATTGCTGCAACAGCAGGACCTGGTGATCGTGGTGGTGTTACATGATCTGCACATCGCCGCCAGGTTTGCAGACAATATTCTGTTGCTGCACAATGGCAGGATGGTGGCGCAGGGCAGCAGGGAAGAAGTGCTGACGCCGGCTTACATTCAACAGGTATACCAGCTGGATAGTGAAGACATTACAGCGGTCATCCCCGTTTATCATCAACCAAAATCTGTTTCTCACTCTTAA